One stretch of Toxoplasma gondii ME49 chromosome XI, whole genome shotgun sequence DNA includes these proteins:
- a CDS encoding melibiase subfamily protein (encoded by transcript TGME49_309930) translates to MTEDRASDPGWETVAFQAPSRLPRKPQRTSARPMFHCLLRVTFLFALSFLCLTASEGTMPAYENTLQRAQINDGQSHARHGSERLTEESAAYVQREALHEEGAAEQATVEGNQERKPDSRTRRDVDGKIPCLTQAWSATGEQKEDSCTNLLKAAEAGVRRSASSVLAEGSEERSNLGFLQWNEGGGARPYSWRVAQTAGRDDSVPVGEKLMRRDREQVGSINHHGHQEGNREGKAGDQVLESGTMDLFDEEDDPNPSLYLSDGDEPAALADPEDEDFIWGDEDEDGPFLDGDADEYSLSYDVDAAEDALNLRENEDPPNEGGMNVDQEADEPFGVDAEADTETANAAHTRPPDHFLQRYNDDVVPSPRATPLPADAEEPFVSASTAEVNGLAERKEFAKWSQDTAPLVVPNKHEEGDGIGYQGLVNISENESSSPARTPRGKANIPKPPMGWSSWNRFECDLSELNEKLVMDTALALEQSGLHAAGYEYVMLDDCWSIKKDEERGAREPIVWDAKRFPNGMPALASFLHSRGFRFGLYTDSGSRTCMGYIGSADHEEQDAMAFQSWGVDFLKIDGCYAEPSEMGMLYSRWSPAFEYAAAANPDHKQTVVLSCSWPAYVHNPTDFDFKLIGEMCDTWRIFDDIQPTWESLSAIMKFWGDNQGIFANVVAPGRFNDPDMLEVGNGNFSTAEGRTQMSVWSIVAAPLILGNDVRNMTPQTLQILANPEVIAVNQDDLILEGLRVFESPNTMSIWMRPLAAGSTAVAFVNLSSKPRNVTINLSELQKAYWESWLPWRRRKLLRLLDNIPPADRERLVQVHFPPVDNDPTAPFGCTVRDVWLGLNLGFKERYIVSPYILAPHDTFMVIISGCTLTGEPHRFSSANDETQSPELRKAGVRERDENTGVRRENNNGEARGTEPDIDILSGHVSVAGHVEQVRGITGSGEQQRNSPRQAVGEEAETYPAVVANQGNIPAHSLRSRIDREM, encoded by the exons ATGACTGAAGACAGGGCTAGCGACCCTGGCTGGGAGACAGTGGCCTTCCAGGCGCCTTCTCGGCTTCCACGAAAGCCACAGAGGACGAGCGCACGCCCTATGTTCCACTGTTTGCTTCGAGTTACTTTCCTCTTTGCGCTTTCGTTTTTGTGTCTGACTGCATCTGAGGGCACAATGCCAGCCTACGAAAATACGCTGCAGAGGGCACAGATAAACGACGGACAATCCCATGCGAGACATGGCAGCGAGAGGCTCACCGAAGAAAGCGCCGCATATGTGCAGCGTGAGGCGCTCCACGAGGAGGGAGCGGCAGAGCAAGCGACGGTCGAGGGAAAccaagaaagaaaaccagACAGTCGAACACGGAGAGACGTCGACGGAAAGATACCCTGTCTCACGCAAGCTTGGAGTGCGACAGgggaacagaaagaggaTAGTTGCACCAATCTGTTGAAGGCAGCGGAGGCAGGAGTGCGCAGGAGCGCCTCGTCGGTCCTGGCAGAGGGTTCAGAGGAGAGAAGTAATCTCGGCTTCCTACAGTGGAATGAGGGTGGAGGAGCCCGGCCTTACAGTTGGCGAGTCGCACAGACTGCTGGTCGAGACGATTCAGTACCAGTTGGTGAAAAACTCATGCGTAGAGACAGGGAACAGGTGGGAAGCATTAACCATCACGGGCACCAAGAAGGAAATCGTGAGGGGAAGGCAGGTGATCAAGTCTTGGAGAGTGGTACGATGGATCTCTttgatgaagaagatgacCCTAACCCTTCTTTGTACCTTTCTGACGGAGACGAGCCAGCTGCATTGGCCGATCCCGAGGACGAAGACTTCATAtggggagacgaggacgaggacggTCCGTTCCTGGATGGAGATGCGGACGAGTATAGTCTATCTTACGATGTCGATGCAGCCGAAGATGCTTTGAACCTACGGGAGAACGAAGACCCACCAAACGAAGGTGGCATGAATGTCGACCAGGAGGCTGATGAGCCGTTTGGAGTCGACGCGGAGGCAGACACGGAAACAGCTAACGCAGCCCACACAAGGCCACCTGACCACTTCCTGCAGCGCTACAATGATGACGTGGTTCCTTCACCAAGAGCGACGCCGCTACCTGCGGATGCAGAGGAacccttcgtctctgcttcaaCTGCTGAGGTCAATGGGCTTGCTGAGAGGAAAGAATTCGCAAAGTGGAGCCAGGACACCGCGCCGTTAGTCGTGCCTAACAAGCATGAGGAAGGCGATGGCATAGGCTATCAAGGCCTCGTCAACATCTCGGAAAACGAAAGTAGCTCGCCGGCACGCACACCCCGTGGGAAAGCAAATATTCCAAAACCGCCAATGGGATGGAGTTCATG GAATAGATTTGAGTGTGACTTGTCGGAGCTAAATGAGAAGCTGGTCATGGACACTGCGCTCGCACTCGAACAGTCCGGGCTGCACGCAGCCGGGTACGAGTATGTCATGCTTGACGACTGCTGGAGCATCAAAAAAGATGAG GAACGTGGGGCCAGAGAACCAATTGTTTGGGATGCCAAGCGCTTCCCCAATGGCATGCCGGCTCTCGCGTCATTCCTCCATTCTCGTGGATTCCGCTTCGGGCTGTACACGGACAGTGGATCCAGAACCTGTATGGG GTATATCGGGTCAGCTGATCACGAAGAACAGGATGCAATGGCATTTCAGTCTTGGGGAGTCGACTTCTTGAAAATCGATGGGTGCTACGCGGAACCGTCGGAGATGGGCATGCTTTACAGCCGGTGGTCTCCTGCTTTTGAATACGCGGCTGCGGCGAATCCGGATCACAAGCAGACAGTTGTCCTCAGCTGCAGTTGGCCTGCCTATGTGCACAACCCTACGGACTTCGATTTCAAGCTGATTGGG GAAATGTGTGATACGTGGAGGATTTTTGACGACATCCAGCCCACATGGGAGAGTCTGTCTGCAATCATGAAGTTTTGGGGCGACAACCAAGGCATTTTCGCGAACGTCGTGGCGCCGGGGAGATTCAACGATCCAGATATGTTGGAGGTTGGAAACGGCAACTTCTCCACAGCAGAAGGTAGAACTCAGATGAGCGTGTGGAGTATCGTCGCGGCTCCACTGATTCTTGGCAACGACGTACGCAACATGACTCCCCAAACACTTCAG ATCCTGGCGAATCCCGAGGTTATTGCAGTGAATCAGGACGACCTGATTCTCGAAGGTCTGCGGGTGTTCGAGTCTCCTAACACTATGTCGATTTGGATGCGCCCACTGGCTGCCGGTTCGACAGCTGTGGCATTTGTCAATCTCTCGTCCAAGCCCCGAAACGTTACCATCAATCTGTCCGAGCTACAGAAGGCATACTGGGAGTCGTGGTTGCCCTGGAGGCGCCGTAAgcttctgcggcttctggACAATATACCgccagcagacagagaaag GCTCGTGCAGGTGCATTTTCCTCCCGTGGACAACGATCCCACAGCGCCTTTCGGGTGCACTGTCAGGGATGTATGGCTCGGCCTAAATTTAGGGTTCAAAGAACGATACATCGTATCCCCATACATCTTGGCTCCTCATGATACGTTCATGGTGATCATCAGTGGATGCACACTGACGGGAGAGCCCCATCGATTCTCTTCCGCTAACGATGAAACACAGAGTCCAGAACTACGGAAAGCAGGCGTTCGTGAGCGAGACGAAAATACCGGAGTTCGACGGGAGAACAATAATGGTGAAGCACGTGGAACCGAACCAGATATTGACATACTCAGTGGACATGTCAGCGTGGCAGGACACGTCGAACAAGTCAGGGGAATTACGGGAAGCGgagagcaacagagaaactCACCGAGACAAGCTGTGggggaggaagcagaaacatACCCCGCTGTGGTGGCAAACCAAGGCAACATTCCCGCTCATTCGCTGCGTTCGCGGATAGACAGGGAGATGTAG